In one window of Opitutus sp. GAS368 DNA:
- the purL gene encoding phosphoribosylformylglycinamidine synthase, translating into MLILRGSPALSSFRLAKLLQDLTSAGIPAVALAAEFVHVVDLARELTAAERSLLDKLLTYGPTREVARLHGVVQIVAPRPGTISPWASKATDIAHICGLDAIKRIERVIAYTVDVGGTALPFPLTSLDSGQLHVLGARLHDRMTQVVFGDLAACELLFEHEPARQLKTLPVHQLGRAALVSANLDLGLALAEDEIDYLLAAFTRLGRDPSDVELMMFAQANSEHCRHKIFNATWEIDGAAMPKSLFQMIKNTYELHHEGILSAYKDNAAVLTGTRGGRFYSDPRTHEYAAHDEDIHLLCKVETHNHPTAISPYPGAATGSGGEIRDEGATGRGAKPKVGLVGFTVSNLRLPGAVQPWEKDHGKPNRIVSALDIMLEGPLGGAAFNNEFGRPAINGYFRTFEAEVPSAVPDPQVSGFRSQVSSTELRGYHKPIMLAGGLGNIKGEHVQKGRINPGDRLIVLGGPAMLIGLGGGAASSMASGHGSEDLDFASVQRDNAEMERRCQEVIDRCWALGPDNPISFIHDVGAGGVSNALPELVNDGGRGGRFDLRSLPNDEPSMSPLEIWCNESQERYVLAVPMDRLALFKELCERERAPFAIVGEATEEKKLVVKDPQSATTPIDMPLEVLLGKPPRMHRKETSLSRPQYPLDLRSVTILEAARRVLSHPAVADKTFLIAIGDRSLGGLIARDQMVGPWQVPVADCAVTAASYDVYTGEAMAMGERTPVAINNAAASARLAVGEALTNLASAQIGDLGKVNLSANWMAAPAVPGDAADLYAAVQAVGLELCPALGITIPVGKDSMSMSTVWHDGPDQKRITAPISLIVSAFASVADIRLTLTPQLKYDPIAQEATEQTEKSQDLGSSSVSSVTSCEISGPIGDTVLLLIDLGRSKNRLGGSILAQTVSQMGQATPDVDNPADLKNFWKVIQQLGRAGKILAYHDRSDGGLLATVTEMAFAGHTGVDIEIPHLHDPFAALFNEELGAVIQIREADFDDVYLALRENGLKACVSRLGTLNSHYALRVKQSGKELFNESLVTMRGWWSDVTHRIARMRDNPGAADQEHALRLDKTDPGMTPKITFAYGKDQVASNKSQGSDSSLGTSHLSLVTSKNRPSVAILREQGVNGEVEMAAAFTRAGFKAVDVHMTDILSGRVSLKDFRGVAACGGFSYGDVLGAGEGWAKSALFNDRARTEFKAFFAREDAFGLGVCNGCQMMSNLKSIIPGADLWPRFVQNQSERYEGRSVCVKLEQSPSLFFSGMEGSVIPIAVAHGEGYAEFKDAHAAQVFSNSGLVAARFVDNRHNVTEHYPLNPNGSPFGMTALTTTTGRVTIIMPHPERVHRSACMSWAPADWPEDSPWMQMFYNARTWVG; encoded by the coding sequence ATGCTGATCCTCCGCGGCTCACCTGCCCTCTCCTCCTTCCGCCTCGCGAAGCTCCTCCAAGACCTCACCTCGGCCGGTATCCCCGCGGTCGCCCTCGCCGCCGAGTTTGTGCACGTCGTGGACCTGGCCCGCGAGCTGACCGCGGCCGAGCGCAGCCTCCTGGACAAGCTGCTCACCTATGGCCCGACCCGCGAGGTCGCCCGTCTCCACGGCGTCGTGCAGATTGTCGCCCCGCGCCCCGGCACGATCTCCCCCTGGGCTTCCAAGGCCACCGACATCGCGCACATCTGCGGGCTGGACGCCATCAAGCGCATCGAGCGCGTCATCGCCTACACGGTGGATGTCGGCGGCACCGCCCTGCCCTTCCCCCTCACCAGTCTCGATTCCGGCCAGCTGCACGTCCTCGGGGCGCGGCTCCACGACCGCATGACCCAGGTTGTCTTCGGCGACCTGGCCGCCTGCGAGCTGCTGTTCGAACACGAACCGGCCCGCCAGCTGAAGACCCTGCCGGTGCACCAGCTCGGCCGCGCCGCCCTGGTCAGCGCCAACCTCGACCTCGGCCTGGCCCTCGCAGAGGACGAGATCGACTACCTGCTCGCAGCGTTCACCCGGCTCGGGCGCGACCCGAGCGACGTCGAGCTGATGATGTTCGCGCAGGCCAACTCCGAGCATTGCCGCCACAAGATCTTCAATGCCACCTGGGAAATCGACGGCGCGGCCATGCCCAAGTCGCTGTTCCAGATGATCAAGAATACCTACGAGCTGCACCACGAAGGCATTCTCTCCGCCTACAAGGACAACGCCGCCGTCCTCACCGGCACCCGCGGCGGCCGTTTCTACTCCGACCCGCGCACCCACGAATACGCCGCGCACGACGAGGACATCCACCTGCTCTGCAAGGTCGAGACGCACAACCACCCGACCGCCATCTCGCCCTACCCCGGCGCCGCCACCGGCTCAGGCGGCGAGATCCGCGACGAAGGTGCCACGGGCCGCGGGGCCAAGCCCAAGGTCGGCCTCGTCGGCTTCACCGTCTCCAACCTTCGCCTGCCCGGCGCCGTGCAGCCCTGGGAAAAGGATCACGGCAAACCCAACCGCATCGTCTCCGCCCTCGACATCATGCTCGAGGGCCCGCTCGGCGGCGCCGCGTTCAACAACGAGTTCGGCCGCCCCGCCATCAACGGCTACTTCCGCACCTTCGAGGCCGAGGTCCCCTCGGCGGTTCCGGACCCTCAGGTTTCAGGTTTCAGGTCTCAGGTTTCCTCGACGGAGTTGAGAGGCTACCACAAGCCCATCATGCTCGCCGGCGGCCTCGGCAACATCAAGGGCGAGCACGTCCAGAAAGGCCGGATCAACCCCGGCGACCGCCTCATCGTCCTCGGCGGGCCGGCCATGCTCATCGGCCTCGGCGGCGGCGCGGCCAGCTCCATGGCCAGCGGCCACGGCAGCGAGGACCTCGATTTCGCCAGCGTCCAGCGCGATAACGCGGAAATGGAACGCCGCTGCCAGGAGGTCATCGACCGCTGCTGGGCGCTCGGTCCGGACAATCCCATTTCCTTCATCCACGACGTCGGCGCCGGCGGCGTCTCCAACGCCCTGCCCGAACTCGTCAACGACGGCGGCCGCGGCGGCAGGTTCGACCTGCGCTCGCTGCCCAACGACGAGCCGAGCATGTCCCCGCTGGAGATTTGGTGCAACGAGTCGCAGGAGCGCTACGTCCTTGCCGTCCCGATGGACCGCCTCGCCCTGTTCAAGGAGCTCTGCGAGCGCGAGCGAGCGCCGTTCGCCATCGTCGGCGAGGCCACCGAGGAGAAGAAGCTCGTCGTCAAGGATCCCCAGTCCGCCACCACCCCCATCGACATGCCGCTCGAGGTCCTGCTCGGCAAACCGCCGCGCATGCACCGCAAGGAAACCTCCCTGTCGCGCCCGCAATACCCGCTCGACCTGCGCAGCGTCACGATCCTCGAGGCGGCCCGGCGCGTGCTCTCGCACCCGGCCGTGGCCGACAAGACCTTCCTCATCGCCATCGGCGACCGCTCGCTGGGCGGCCTGATCGCCCGCGACCAGATGGTCGGCCCGTGGCAGGTGCCCGTCGCCGACTGCGCCGTCACCGCCGCGAGCTACGACGTCTACACCGGCGAGGCCATGGCCATGGGCGAGCGCACTCCGGTCGCCATCAACAACGCCGCGGCCTCCGCCCGCCTCGCCGTCGGCGAGGCGCTCACGAATCTCGCGTCCGCCCAGATCGGCGACCTCGGCAAGGTTAACCTCTCGGCCAACTGGATGGCCGCGCCCGCCGTCCCGGGCGACGCCGCCGACCTTTACGCGGCCGTGCAGGCCGTGGGCCTGGAACTCTGCCCTGCGCTCGGTATCACCATCCCGGTTGGCAAGGACTCGATGAGCATGTCCACCGTTTGGCACGACGGCCCGGACCAGAAGCGCATTACCGCCCCGATCTCGCTCATCGTCTCGGCCTTCGCGTCTGTCGCCGATATCCGCCTCACGCTGACCCCGCAGCTGAAATACGATCCAATTGCACAGGAGGCAACGGAGCAAACGGAGAAATCCCAAGACCTTGGCTCCTCCTCTGTTTCCTCAGTTACCTCCTGTGAAATTTCCGGACCTATTGGGGATACGGTCCTCTTGTTGATTGATTTGGGTCGCTCCAAGAACCGCCTCGGCGGATCGATCCTGGCACAAACCGTCTCCCAGATGGGCCAGGCCACGCCCGACGTGGACAATCCCGCCGACCTGAAGAATTTCTGGAAGGTCATCCAGCAGCTCGGCCGTGCCGGCAAAATTCTCGCCTACCACGACCGCTCCGACGGCGGCCTGCTGGCCACAGTCACCGAGATGGCCTTCGCCGGCCACACCGGCGTGGACATCGAGATTCCGCACCTGCACGACCCGTTCGCCGCCCTCTTCAACGAGGAGCTCGGCGCCGTCATCCAGATCCGCGAGGCGGACTTCGACGATGTCTACCTGGCCCTGCGCGAGAACGGCCTCAAGGCCTGCGTCTCCCGCCTCGGCACGCTGAATTCCCATTACGCTCTCCGTGTGAAGCAGTCGGGCAAGGAGCTGTTCAACGAGAGCCTCGTCACGATGCGTGGCTGGTGGTCCGACGTCACCCACCGCATCGCCCGCATGCGCGACAACCCGGGCGCCGCCGACCAGGAGCATGCGCTCCGACTCGACAAGACCGACCCGGGCATGACCCCGAAGATCACGTTCGCCTACGGCAAGGATCAAGTAGCAAGTAACAAGTCCCAAGGATCGGACTCGTCCCTTGGCACTTCCCACTTGTCACTTGTCACTTCGAAAAATCGCCCCTCCGTGGCGATTTTGAGAGAGCAGGGCGTCAACGGCGAGGTGGAGATGGCGGCGGCGTTCACCCGTGCCGGCTTCAAGGCCGTGGACGTCCACATGACCGACATCCTCAGCGGCCGGGTCAGCCTGAAGGATTTCCGCGGCGTCGCGGCCTGCGGCGGCTTCAGCTACGGCGACGTGCTCGGCGCCGGCGAGGGCTGGGCGAAGAGCGCCCTCTTCAACGACCGCGCCCGGACGGAGTTCAAGGCCTTCTTCGCCCGCGAGGACGCCTTCGGCCTCGGGGTGTGCAACGGCTGCCAGATGATGAGCAACCTGAAGTCCATCATCCCCGGCGCCGACCTCTGGCCGCGCTTCGTGCAGAACCAGTCCGAACGCTACGAGGGCCGCTCCGTCTGCGTGAAGCTCGAGCAGAGCCCCAGCCTGTTCTTCTCGGGCATGGAAGGCTCCGTCATTCCCATCGCCGTCGCCCACGGCGAAGGCTATGCCGAGTTCAAGGACGCCCACGCTGCGCAGGTCTTCAGCAACTCCGGCCTCGTCGCCGCCCGCTTCGTCGATAACCGCCACAACGTCACGGAGCACTACCCGCTCAATCCCAACGGCTCCCCCTTCGGCATGACGGCCCTGACGACGACCACCGGCCGCGTCACGATCATCATGCCCCACCCCGAACGCGTCCACCGCTCGGCTTGTATGAGTTGGGCTCCGGCTGATTGGCCGGAAGATAGTCCTTGGATGCAAATGTTCTACAATGCACGCACCTGGGTGGGGTGA
- a CDS encoding response regulator encodes MTLSALPCLIFASAAKELGALFSFYPLMRPTILTVDDSKALRLLVGDALGKFDCETNEAANGFNAFFAIERARPDLILLDISMPVMNGVEMLSRLKASPELQTIPVLMLTSPADHAVIPQLASLGASDTLMKPFNAAALIDKIGRILELKPRGP; translated from the coding sequence GTGACCCTTTCAGCGCTGCCCTGCCTGATTTTTGCCAGCGCCGCGAAGGAACTGGGCGCCCTGTTCTCATTTTATCCACTGATGCGCCCCACCATTCTCACCGTTGATGATTCGAAGGCCCTGCGCCTGCTGGTGGGAGATGCTCTTGGTAAATTCGACTGTGAGACAAATGAAGCCGCCAACGGCTTCAACGCCTTCTTCGCCATTGAGCGGGCCCGGCCGGATCTCATCCTTCTCGACATCAGCATGCCAGTCATGAACGGGGTGGAAATGCTCAGCCGGTTGAAAGCCAGCCCCGAGCTTCAAACGATCCCGGTGCTCATGCTCACCTCGCCCGCCGACCATGCCGTTATTCCGCAACTCGCTTCCCTCGGGGCGAGCGACACCTTGATGAAGCCATTCAATGCGGCCGCTCTCATCGACAAGATCGGCCGCATCCTCGAGTTAAAGCCGCGCGGGCCATAG
- a CDS encoding addiction module protein — MNASLPLDRMTTAEKLSAMEALWQDLSRNAEKFESPAWHGDVLRQREQRVEEGKETYIDWEAAKKELRKPQR, encoded by the coding sequence ATGAACGCATCTCTCCCCCTTGATCGCATGACCACAGCCGAGAAACTGAGCGCCATGGAAGCGCTGTGGCAGGACCTGAGCCGGAATGCCGAAAAGTTCGAATCGCCGGCCTGGCACGGCGATGTTCTCCGCCAGCGCGAGCAACGCGTCGAAGAAGGCAAGGAAACCTACATAGACTGGGAAGCGGCCAAAAAAGAACTGCGCAAACCGCAGCGGTGA
- a CDS encoding NIPSNAP family protein: MNLPRRDFLKGTLAATATAAFATRLSAETPKSPGREYYELRCYRLKADTRLKADANPTLLDAYLEGALLPALDKLGVKNTGVFTELDINKDTATSTPKPGSPVWVLIPHATLDSFVQVSATLNADPAVQAAGAAYLQAPKAAPAFERIDSWLLLAFAGMPRLELPAFSRDRVPTRVFEMRDYESHSELKALSKMTMFNDGEIPLMKDLGMNPVFYGQALAGPDLPHLRYITSGPDLATHLVGWKKFGSDPRWTSMKNDPRYADNTSRNTSRFLAPKPYSQI, encoded by the coding sequence ATGAATCTACCCCGCCGTGATTTCCTGAAAGGCACTCTCGCCGCCACCGCTACTGCCGCGTTCGCGACGCGACTCTCCGCCGAGACACCCAAGTCCCCCGGCCGCGAATACTACGAGCTGCGCTGCTACCGCCTGAAGGCCGACACCCGGCTCAAGGCCGACGCCAACCCCACCCTGCTCGATGCCTACCTGGAGGGCGCGTTGTTGCCCGCACTGGACAAGCTGGGCGTCAAGAACACCGGCGTCTTCACCGAGCTCGACATCAACAAGGACACCGCCACCTCCACGCCGAAGCCCGGCTCGCCCGTCTGGGTGCTGATTCCGCATGCCACGCTCGACTCCTTTGTGCAGGTCAGCGCCACGCTGAACGCCGACCCGGCGGTCCAGGCGGCCGGTGCCGCCTACCTGCAGGCGCCCAAGGCGGCCCCCGCCTTCGAGCGTATCGATTCGTGGCTGCTGCTGGCCTTCGCCGGCATGCCCCGGCTCGAGTTGCCCGCCTTCTCCCGCGACCGCGTGCCGACCCGGGTCTTTGAGATGCGCGACTACGAAAGCCACAGCGAGCTGAAGGCCCTGAGCAAGATGACCATGTTCAACGACGGCGAGATTCCCCTGATGAAGGACCTCGGCATGAACCCGGTGTTCTACGGCCAGGCGCTGGCCGGCCCCGACCTGCCGCACCTGCGCTACATCACGAGCGGTCCTGACCTCGCCACCCATCTCGTCGGCTGGAAAAAATTCGGTTCCGATCCGCGCTGGACCAGCATGAAGAACGACCCGCGCTACGCCGACAACACCTCGCGGAACACGTCCCGTTTCCTCGCGCCCAAGCCGTATTCGCAGATTTGA
- a CDS encoding LysE family translocator, whose protein sequence is MIPLHDWLLFAAAALGMVLSPGPNMMYLLSRSICQGRKAGFISLLGVVTAFLLHLFCASVGLTAVFVAVPFAYSALKYAGAAYLLWLAWQALKPGGTSPFAPRQLEPDPPAKLFRMGFLTNALNPKAAMLYLSILPQFVHPENGHVFLQSLLLGVTQMIISFTVNFGIVLTAGTVAAFFATRPRWLRTQRWLMGGVLGTLAVRLALEDRR, encoded by the coding sequence GTGATTCCACTCCACGACTGGCTCCTCTTCGCCGCCGCCGCGCTGGGCATGGTGCTGTCGCCCGGCCCCAACATGATGTATCTGCTCTCACGCTCCATCTGCCAGGGGCGCAAGGCGGGGTTCATCTCCCTGCTGGGCGTGGTGACCGCCTTCCTGCTCCATCTCTTTTGCGCGTCGGTCGGCCTGACGGCGGTCTTTGTGGCCGTGCCCTTCGCCTACTCCGCGCTCAAATACGCCGGCGCCGCCTACCTGCTCTGGCTGGCCTGGCAGGCGTTGAAGCCGGGCGGCACTTCCCCCTTCGCCCCGCGCCAGCTCGAACCCGACCCGCCCGCCAAGCTTTTCCGCATGGGCTTCCTCACGAATGCGCTGAATCCCAAGGCCGCGATGCTCTATCTGTCGATCCTGCCGCAGTTCGTTCATCCGGAAAACGGCCACGTGTTCCTGCAAAGCCTGCTGCTCGGGGTGACGCAGATGATCATCAGCTTCACGGTAAATTTTGGCATCGTGCTGACCGCCGGCACGGTCGCCGCCTTTTTTGCCACGCGGCCGCGGTGGCTGCGCACGCAACGCTGGCTCATGGGCGGCGTGCTCGGCACGCTGGCCGTCCGCCTCGCACTCGAGGACCGGCGCTAA
- a CDS encoding purine-nucleoside phosphorylase translates to MNEVQLHIENVRQAAAKITAALGNLKPKIAIILGSGLGGLAKQVEAPVILAYKDLPGFPVLTVAGHAGQLIIGKLNDVPVIVLNGRKHFYETGDAYPLKTMIRAMKAAGVETLFLSNAAGSLRAPIKVSELMLITDHINFLGLNPLVGPNDDSFGPRFFPVADAWDKELGAKVKAVARQNGITLHEGVYVAFRGPSFETPAEIRMAQGWGGDAVGMSSVPDCLIARHCGMKVVGVSCITNMGAGLSDEKLSHAHTLENAAKGAGAFERLVLAAVKVL, encoded by the coding sequence ATGAACGAAGTCCAGCTCCACATCGAGAACGTCCGCCAGGCCGCGGCCAAGATCACCGCCGCGCTTGGCAACCTGAAGCCGAAGATCGCCATCATCCTGGGCTCCGGCCTGGGCGGGCTGGCCAAGCAGGTGGAAGCGCCGGTGATCCTGGCCTACAAGGATCTCCCGGGCTTCCCGGTGCTGACGGTCGCGGGCCACGCCGGCCAGCTGATCATCGGCAAACTGAACGACGTGCCGGTGATCGTGCTGAACGGCCGCAAGCATTTCTACGAGACCGGCGACGCCTATCCGCTGAAGACGATGATCCGCGCCATGAAGGCCGCCGGGGTCGAGACGCTCTTCCTCTCCAACGCCGCCGGCAGCCTGCGCGCCCCCATCAAGGTCAGCGAACTCATGCTGATCACCGACCATATCAACTTCCTCGGTCTCAACCCGCTGGTCGGCCCGAACGACGACAGCTTTGGCCCGCGCTTCTTCCCCGTGGCTGACGCGTGGGACAAGGAGCTCGGCGCGAAGGTGAAGGCCGTCGCCCGGCAGAACGGCATCACGCTGCACGAGGGCGTCTATGTGGCGTTCCGCGGGCCGTCGTTCGAGACCCCGGCGGAGATCCGCATGGCGCAAGGGTGGGGCGGCGACGCCGTGGGCATGTCGAGCGTGCCCGACTGCCTCATCGCCCGCCATTGCGGCATGAAGGTCGTCGGCGTGTCCTGCATCACCAACATGGGCGCGGGCCTTTCCGATGAAAAACTCTCGCACGCTCACACCCTGGAGAACGCCGCCAAGGGGGCCGGGGCGTTCGAACGGCTGGTCTTGGCCGCCGTGAAGGTGCTCTGA
- a CDS encoding ThuA domain-containing protein — protein sequence MLPRFLCLILAALALSASAADTTPARKRVLVFSKSSGFEHEAIKSVLKDGRPGYAFPVLDELGRKNNIEFIFSKDGWRFTPEYLAQFDAFLFYTTGDLTVPKSDPRGDGLPPMTPAGKAALLAAVAGGKGFLGVHSATDTFHSAGRNDHVPERFLDDGAAADDFVKMLGGEFIRHGKQQVSKLTVADPKFPGMAAVPAGYAPLEEWYSLKNFAPDLHVLLVQETAGMTGDEYQRPPYPSTWVRMHGKGRVFYTNLGHREDIWTGPVFQAVLTGALNWALGRVDADVTPNLATAAPGANRLPVYVPPAPAPAGK from the coding sequence ATGTTACCACGATTCCTGTGCCTCATCCTGGCGGCCTTGGCGCTGTCTGCCTCCGCCGCTGACACCACGCCGGCTCGGAAGCGGGTCCTGGTCTTCTCCAAATCATCCGGCTTCGAGCACGAGGCCATCAAGTCCGTCCTGAAGGACGGCCGCCCCGGCTATGCATTCCCGGTCCTCGACGAGCTCGGTCGGAAGAACAACATCGAGTTCATCTTCTCCAAGGATGGCTGGCGCTTTACGCCGGAATACCTCGCGCAGTTCGACGCCTTCCTTTTCTACACGACCGGCGACCTCACCGTGCCCAAAAGCGATCCGCGGGGCGACGGTCTGCCGCCCATGACCCCGGCGGGCAAGGCGGCGCTCCTTGCAGCCGTGGCCGGCGGCAAGGGGTTTCTCGGCGTGCACAGCGCCACGGACACCTTCCATAGCGCCGGCCGCAACGACCACGTGCCCGAACGCTTCCTCGACGACGGCGCCGCGGCCGACGATTTCGTGAAGATGCTCGGCGGCGAATTCATCCGCCACGGCAAGCAGCAGGTGTCGAAGCTCACGGTGGCCGACCCGAAGTTTCCCGGCATGGCGGCGGTGCCCGCCGGCTATGCTCCGTTGGAGGAGTGGTATTCGCTGAAAAACTTCGCGCCCGACCTGCACGTCCTGCTCGTCCAGGAGACGGCGGGCATGACGGGCGACGAATACCAGCGCCCGCCCTATCCTTCGACCTGGGTCCGGATGCACGGCAAGGGCCGCGTATTCTACACCAACCTGGGCCACCGCGAGGACATCTGGACCGGCCCGGTCTTCCAAGCCGTGCTCACCGGTGCGCTCAACTGGGCGCTGGGCCGCGTGGACGCCGACGTGACGCCGAATCTCGCCACCGCCGCGCCCGGCGCCAACCGGCTGCCGGTCTACGTGCCGCCGGCACCCGCGCCTGCGGGAAAATAA
- the xerD gene encoding site-specific tyrosine recombinase XerD: MKKGRVDKIGKLIELAPLDFRDGIESYLSNLSLERGLSGNTAEAYCRDLVQAALALKKQGAANWRKVTTKHLTAWLHALSDQGLAAPSQARKLTAIRMLYRHLVTERICDDNPTLLLAGPKIRRKLPQTLSTGEIQKLLAGPTGADAYAIRDRAMLELVYSSGLRASEICGLTLQQVDLEHGFVRVFGKGSKERVVPLGDKARDAVQIYLGSARPRLVKLRTGSELFITERGKAMSRKTLWVMVKTAAARAGIEKSVKPHLLRHSFATHLLGGGADLRAIQEMLGHASIGTTQIYTAVESSRLLDQHAKHHPRNKLKGK, from the coding sequence ATGAAAAAAGGGCGCGTTGATAAGATAGGAAAACTCATCGAGCTGGCGCCTTTGGATTTTCGTGACGGGATCGAGTCCTATCTGAGCAATCTTTCCCTTGAGCGCGGGTTGTCGGGCAACACCGCGGAGGCCTATTGCCGCGATTTAGTCCAGGCCGCATTGGCCCTGAAGAAGCAGGGCGCGGCGAACTGGCGCAAGGTGACCACGAAGCACCTCACCGCGTGGTTGCACGCGCTCAGCGACCAGGGACTCGCGGCGCCCAGTCAGGCGCGCAAGCTCACGGCGATCCGCATGCTTTACCGGCACCTTGTCACGGAACGGATCTGCGACGACAACCCGACGCTGCTGCTCGCCGGTCCGAAGATCCGCCGCAAGCTGCCGCAGACCCTCTCGACCGGCGAAATACAAAAGCTCCTCGCCGGCCCGACCGGCGCCGATGCCTACGCCATTCGCGACCGGGCGATGCTGGAGCTGGTTTACTCGAGTGGCCTGCGCGCGAGCGAAATCTGCGGGCTTACATTGCAGCAGGTGGATCTCGAGCACGGCTTTGTCCGGGTCTTCGGCAAGGGCTCCAAGGAACGCGTCGTGCCGCTGGGCGACAAGGCCCGTGACGCCGTGCAGATCTACCTCGGCTCCGCCCGCCCGCGCCTGGTGAAGCTGCGCACCGGCAGCGAGCTCTTCATCACCGAGCGGGGCAAGGCAATGTCCCGGAAAACCCTCTGGGTCATGGTCAAGACAGCTGCGGCGCGGGCGGGAATCGAGAAAAGCGTGAAGCCCCACTTGTTGCGCCATTCCTTCGCCACGCACCTGCTGGGCGGCGGGGCGGACCTCCGCGCCATCCAGGAGATGCTCGGCCACGCGAGCATCGGCACCACACAGATTTACACGGCCGTGGAATCGTCGCGCCTGCTGGACCAGCACGCCAAGCATCACCCGCGCAACAAACTGAAGGGCAAATAG
- the infA gene encoding translation initiation factor IF-1, protein MSDGKAIEVEGRITTVLPGTMFRVQLTNGHTVLAHISGKLRKHFIKIAAGDMVKMEMSPYDLDKARITYRIREQNAPPPGPRRPRRY, encoded by the coding sequence ATGTCTGACGGCAAAGCGATCGAAGTTGAAGGCAGGATCACCACGGTGCTCCCCGGCACGATGTTCCGGGTGCAACTGACCAACGGCCACACCGTGCTGGCGCACATCTCGGGCAAGCTCCGCAAGCATTTCATCAAGATCGCCGCCGGCGACATGGTGAAGATGGAGATGAGTCCCTACGACCTCGACAAGGCGCGCATCACCTACCGCATCCGCGAGCAGAACGCCCCGCCGCCGGGCCCGCGCCGGCCGCGCCGCTACTGA
- a CDS encoding nucleoside deaminase produces MDSPRATLPCPFEKVFPSQLQRDDDFYMWLAYNQAIEAWKQDEVPIGAVIELGGEIIAAAHNQRDSSKDPTAHAEILALGQAAKAIGDWRLNEATLYVTKEPCPMCSGATLMSRVKRVVYAVPDPKMGCLGGATDLNALPQVNHHLVLTRGVLEKPCLELLRAYFQLKRRED; encoded by the coding sequence ATGGATTCCCCGCGCGCCACCCTTCCCTGCCCGTTTGAAAAGGTCTTCCCGTCGCAACTGCAGCGGGACGACGACTTTTACATGTGGCTGGCCTACAATCAGGCCATCGAAGCGTGGAAGCAGGACGAGGTGCCGATCGGCGCCGTGATCGAGCTGGGCGGCGAAATCATCGCGGCCGCTCACAACCAGCGCGACAGCAGCAAGGATCCCACGGCGCATGCCGAGATCCTCGCGCTCGGCCAGGCGGCCAAGGCCATCGGCGACTGGCGGCTCAACGAGGCCACGCTCTACGTCACCAAGGAGCCCTGTCCGATGTGTTCCGGCGCCACGCTGATGTCGCGCGTGAAGCGCGTCGTCTACGCCGTGCCCGACCCGAAGATGGGCTGCCTCGGTGGCGCCACCGACCTCAACGCCCTGCCCCAGGTCAACCACCACCTGGTTCTCACCCGCGGCGTGCTGGAAAAACCCTGCCTCGAGCTGCTCCGCGCCTACTTCCAACTGAAACGGCGCGAGGACTGA
- a CDS encoding Fe-Mn family superoxide dismutase — protein MAYELPKLPYAPNALEPHIDAKTMEIHHGKHHQAYITNANNLLKDHAALAALDVNALIADLSKVPEAIRGGVRNNAGGHSNHSFFWTIMGPGKGGAPKGKLAAAIDAELGGFAKFKEDFAKAGATRFGSGWAWLTVNGGKLAVGSTANQDSPLMGKAVAGIEGKPILGLDVWEHAYYLNYQNRRPDYITAFWNVIDWDAAEKNYLAALK, from the coding sequence ATGGCATACGAACTTCCCAAACTGCCCTACGCCCCCAACGCCCTCGAGCCCCACATCGATGCGAAGACGATGGAGATCCATCACGGCAAGCATCACCAGGCCTACATCACCAACGCCAACAACCTGCTCAAGGATCACGCGGCCCTCGCCGCGCTCGACGTCAACGCCCTGATCGCCGACCTGTCCAAGGTGCCCGAGGCCATCCGCGGCGGCGTGCGCAACAACGCCGGCGGCCACAGCAACCACTCCTTCTTCTGGACCATCATGGGCCCGGGCAAGGGCGGCGCCCCCAAGGGCAAGCTCGCCGCGGCGATCGACGCCGAGCTCGGCGGCTTCGCCAAGTTCAAGGAAGACTTCGCCAAGGCCGGCGCCACGCGCTTCGGCTCCGGCTGGGCCTGGCTCACCGTCAACGGCGGCAAGCTCGCCGTCGGCTCGACCGCCAACCAGGACAGCCCGCTCATGGGCAAGGCCGTCGCCGGCATCGAAGGCAAGCCCATCCTCGGCCTCGACGTCTGGGAGCACGCCTACTACCTCAACTACCAGAACCGCCGCCCGGACTACATCACGGCCTTCTGGAACGTGATCGACTGGGACGCCGCCGAGAAGAACTACCTCGCCGCGCTGAAGTAA